Proteins encoded within one genomic window of Brassica rapa cultivar Chiifu-401-42 chromosome A09, CAAS_Brap_v3.01, whole genome shotgun sequence:
- the LOC103840416 gene encoding CBL-interacting serine/threonine-protein kinase 23 has product MASRSTPSRSTPSGSSSGTRVGKYELGKTLGEGTFAKVKFARNVENGESVAIKVIDKEKVLKTKMIAQIKREISTMKLIKHPNVIRMYEVMASKTKIYFVLEFVTGGELFDKISSSGRLKEDEARKYFQQLINAVDYCHSRGVYHRDLKPENLLLDANGTLKVSDFGLSALPQQVREDGLLHTTCGTPNYVAPEVINNKGYDGAKADLWSCGVILFVLMAGYLPFEDSNLTSLYKKIFKAEFTCPPWFSASAKKLIKRILDPNPATRITFAEVIENEWFKKGYKAPKFENANVSLDDVDAIFDDLGESKNLVVERRGEGPKTPVTMNAFELISTSQGLNLGSLFEKQTGLVKRKTQFTSKCPANDIVTKIEAAAAPMGFDVKKNNYKMKLLGEKSGRKGQLAVTTEVFQVAPSLYMVEMRKSGGDTLEFHKFYKNLTMGLKDIVWKTIDEEKEERTEGGTNGAVAAS; this is encoded by the exons ATGGCTTCTCGATCAACACCTTCGCGATCAACTCCTTCTGGGTCTTCTTCAGGGACGCGAGTGGGTAAGTACGAGCTTGGTAAAACTCTGGGTGAAGGAACCTTCGCTAAGGTCAAGTTCGCTAGGAATGTTGAGAACGGAGAGAGTGTCGCCATTAAAGTCATTGATAAAGAGAAAGTCTTGAAAACCAAAATGATCGCTCAG ATCAAGCGTGAGATTTCGACAATGAAACTCATCAAGCATCCTAATGTCATCCGTATGTATGAG GTGATGGCTAGCAAAACTAAGATCTACTTTGTTTTGGAATTCGTTACTGGTGGAGAGCTTTTCGATAAAATt TCAAGCAGTGGGAGGTTGAAGGAAGATGAGGCCAGGAAGTACTTCCAGCAGCTTATTAATGCTGTTGACTATTGCCATAGCAGAGGAGTTTATCACAGAGACCTTAAG CCAGAGAATTTGCTCTTGGATGCAAACGGTACTCTGAAAGTCTCTGATTTTGGATTGAGTGCTCTACCTCAGCAAGTCCGG gaGGATGGTTTACTTCACACAACATGTGGAACACCCAATTATGTTGCTCCCGAG GTAATCAACAACAAAGGTTACGATGGAGCTAAGGCTGATTTGTGGTCTTGTGGTGTGATTCTCTTTGTCTTAATGGCTGGCTATTTGCCTTTTGAAGATTCCAACTTAACGTCTTTATATAAAAAG ATATTCAAAGCCGAATTTACCTGCCCTCCCTGGTTCTCTGCAAGTGCCAAGAAGCTAATCAAAAGGATTCTGGATCCCAATCCAGCTACG AGGATTACATTTGCCGAAGTCATTGAAAATGAGTGGTTCAAAAAAGGGTACAAAGCACCCAAATTTGAAAACGCAAACGTCAGCCTTGATGATGTTGATGCTATTTTTGATGATTTAGGG GAGTCTAAGAACCTTGTTGTGGAGAGGCGAGGAGAAGGACCTAAAACACCAGTAACTATGAATGCTTTTGAGCTCATCTCAACATCACAGGGTCTCAATCTCGGTTCGCTTTTCGAAAAGCAAACG GGGCTTGTTAAACGGAAAACTCAGTTTACTTCCAAATGTCCGGCTAATGACATAGTCACCAAAATTGAGGCAGCAGCAGCACCTATGGGCTTTGATGTCAAGAAAAATAACTACAAG ATGAAACTTCTAGGAGAAAAGTCAGGCCGCAAGGGCCAGTTAGCAGTCACAACTGAG GTTTTTCAAGTTGCTCCATCGCTTTATATGGTTGAAATGCGAAAATCAGGGGGTGACACCTTGGAGTTCCACAAG TTTTACAAGAACCTGACCATGGGTCTCAAGGACATTGTTTGGAAGACAATCGATGAAGAGAAAGAGGAACGAACCGAAG GTGGTACTAATGGTGCAGTGGCTGCTTCTTGA